The Gossypium arboreum isolate Shixiya-1 chromosome 2, ASM2569848v2, whole genome shotgun sequence region AAGGAAGCTTCTCTCTGAATTGCTCTGTAGATGGGCGATCATTAACCAAATCTGAATGGCGGAAGCACTGGAACCAACTAAAAGAATGTTAGCGCTCGCAATCCTTTTAGTTTGATACTTGGAATAAACCTTGAACCTTAATAACAACTCAAATGTACATATAATGcatacaatatatatatttatttctgtAAAACATTTCTAATTTATATGCTACTCCTAACTCCACAGACACACACAAGGAAGAGAGAGAACAGGGACAAAACCGTTGTACAGTCTTTGCAGACTCCGCCTAAGCCACAAGAACCTCCATCTGGTGAACAGCAAGGTGGCTGGAAAGAGTATTTTCTACTTTAGTAATCCAGTGATAATCATCTAAATAGCTCAACAAGCTGGAAAAAATACATCAACTTCATGCTATGCAAGCAGGATATTACTGTTTAACAATTAAACAGAAAATTGCATTTCACACACATTTAGATCTCAGCATAAGAGGgaataagaaaaaaaatgttgAGCTTGAGTTAAGAACTTAATATCAATAAAAAATCCATTTAGCTAACATGAAGGAAACTAGCATGTAGCATATGAAGTACTAACTTGATCGTCTGGCGGACAGTAAGATCCATTTGTAAACTTCCGACAACAACCAAATGCCTCAGGTGATAACCATACAAGAAAATCATCAAGCCATGAAGCAGCTGGCTTAGCAATATAGCTTGATTCTGAAACCAATGATGCTCTTGATATCTGGCCAAATGATAAATTGTTTTGTTTCAGATAGGGTGTCAGAGAGACAGACAGATAAAATAAGGCGTCAACCAACTCCAAGAAAACATGCATCCCAGAGTGCTTTGATGTTAgcattatatattataatgaaaGCTACTAGAAATTCATTACCTCATTCAAAAGAGAGTTAGAATCACACCGGTTGATGGAGCATAACTTGTTTGTATCTCTTGATTCCAAGCTGAGTGGAAAGGCTCATTAGATCAAACCACCGTATGGATTGCGAATAAAACCAATAATACAGATGCGTTTACAAAAAGGATTTTGGCATAAAGCTTTAGAAGAACATTATAATTAAGCTTGGATATTGGCAGTAAACTTTACTCCACTAACTCCGTGAACACATTACCCATTAAATAACTAAATTACCAACACCTCTCACAGAACATCATCCATTTTCATTTTGGTCTTATTACAAGTAAATTTTtctgtattttttaaaatatatatccaaaatataaaacaattaaCAAAATCTATATTACAACCATAAACTGTAATTAACTAAAATTTGCAATCCCATGAAAGAAATCATTCTGTTAATTATCCAAAAGGCAACTATAAACTTGTTTGTACCTCTTGATTCCAAGCTGAGTGGAAAAGCTCATTAGATCAAACCACCATATGGATTGAGAATAAAACCAATAATACAGATGCGTTTACGAAAAGGATTTTGGCATAAAGCTTTAGAAGAACATTATAATTAAGCTTGGATATTGGCAGTAAACTTTACTCCCCTAACTCCGTGAACACATTACCCATTAAATAACTAAATTACCAACACTTTCTCACAGAACATCATCCATGTTCATTTTGGtcttattataagtgaatttttctgtattttttaaatatatatccaAAATATAAACAATTAACAAAACTTATATTACAACTATAAACTGTAATTAACTAAAATTTGCAATCCCATGAAAGAAACCATTCTTGTAATTATCCAAAAGGCAATGATGACTGAAATTTGAAGTTTCAGCATTTTAGCTGCAAACTGCAACCTGTAAGGGATAAAGAATTGATCCTGTACTACACAATTACCCTTTCTTCAGCATAGCTTTACTTACCCAAAGGATAAAAATTTGATCAATCATGTCTTTCCTAGATTGTTCTATTGCTTAGGGCATGTGTGTCCGGTCCATGGTTGACCTTCATATATCTAACGCCAGGTTCAAGGCTTCTGAATAAAGACAGGCAGAAGGCAGCAACAAGATCCAAGAGAAATCCACCTGCTTCCTTTAGAGCTTATAGAGAGAAACTGAAAATTTTTTGAGGTAGAGAAACATTCAACCTCATGCATCAGGCTTGGACTCCACTATCACCCAAGTTTCTAGACTTTTCTGACCAAAGAACTCAAAAGCTTTTCGGATAGGAATGCTTTCACCCTCACTAACAGGATATTCAAATCAAAGTTGAGTTGAATGAGACAGTAGCACACAGCCAGCAAGCAAATCCTGACCTAATAATTTGACACTTGAACTCCTAGAAATCTAAACCTAATCCTCATAGAAAAGTATCCATTTCTAATGCCCCATAAACGAATACAGAGTTGAATAAATTCTGCCAAAATCCCACTAGCAGAAGCAAGAATGAAACTGGAATATCTCTCATCTACCTTTCTTGCTTCTCTAATATTGATAGTTAAAAGATCATCTTTCATACCCAAAAGCAGTCTCTCTCTTATGTATGTATGTTAGGATCAAACTCAGATAATTCACCTCAAGCAATAACAGTTTCTTCATCATGAAGAAGTCAAGCTCTCTTTCAATGATATCTCAAGTTAGTGATCCATATGAAAGAGGCGAACAAGTCTTATCACACAGCCCAAATGAAAGTGTATTTGCATGCATAGAAGTGTCTGTCTAAACTCTAAAGTACACCAGTTTTTGTGTATCAACTGCATTACGTGAACAATAACAGAGCTTATGTCTGAGATGTCTGACCAATGTTAAATCATGTATGCTGATATCATGCACATCATTTAGGTAATGGTAATGGCATTCTTCAATCTCATGGACACTGCTATTGCATGGTGACATTCACCAGTTTGAAAACAACATACAGTACTTACTGAAGATTAGGTAGAGGGGGAAAGCAAGTATCAaactggaaaaaaaaaaagacttgaAATAATATACAAATCGATACCTGTAGTTGTAATCCTTAACAACAAAATATAACGGTGGTCCAATTCTGAGATATTCTGAGATATTGGTGAAGTATCCCTAACACAAATATATATTGGCCAGTAAGAAAGAAGGATTGACAAGAAGAAAGATACAACACACCAGCATGAAAAGGAAATATCAAACCAGATGGATCAAACCTGAAGATAGGAGTCCCGAGGAAGAACAATTTGTTGCTCCAAACCCGAGTCAATCCTTGTGGAGAGCGCCTAAAACACAAGTACACAACTATTTAAATGATGAAAAATCAATTAGGGGGAAATAGTTGACACAAAATGCAAATAACTTACAATGCTTGCCAAAGCAAAAGCAACAAAGACGGCAACTACCACCACTTTGACACCCCGAAGTCCAAGAAAGGGGGCATGTATTTCCTACAGTATCAAAGGGTTTCAGGAGTTAACACGAAAGCATATAATAGGCCATATAGCATTGCTGTGACAGTTCATTAAGAAATTCGCTTGCTATAAATTCGTCAAGACAACACAATGAACCCAACTTCCAACCAATGGATATAACAATGCCTTGGATTCAATTCAGAGCTAGTAACTTTGAATATCTTACTTGCATATATTTTGTCAAAAGTCCATATCCTCTTGAGTTCATGCCTAAATTCATCAAAATGGTTGGTCAGTATAAATGCTGGATTACAATGTAGAAGAATGTTCACATAAAAATTTAAGGTGTGCTTGGTTGAGTGGAAAAGTGAAAGGATTGAAAGAGGAGGGGGAAAGTGgaaagaaaattaattttgagtCTGCTTAATAGAAAGGAAAAGTGggaagaaagaacacaagaaagATTACCATTTTTCATCCTAATGCATAAGAACAAATCCTTACAGATTGGAACGAtaagaagagagaaaatgagaaagATTGAAGTTAAGTGTACATTTTACAAGATTATGCATTTTTTAGAATCTTCATTTTCTTTCCTCCAAATTTTCAACTCAAGCAATGAATggaaacaattttttttctttccattttccgTTCTTTCCTTCCAAGCACAGTGATGGAAAGAAAAATATAATTTCTTTctacttttcttttccttcaatttttcacCTTTTCAATTTTCCTTCCACCCTACCAGGCAAAGCCTTAGAGCTGTACTAGACATTCAAAGCAAACAATACATAATGAATTCATAAACAACAACCTTCATCAGACTCTTCAGCAGATGATGGAATTTTTATGCACGGAAAACAGTCAATCCTGTTATCTTCAGCCCTCAGACAGTCGAAAACTATCAGTGAAACAAAAGCAGTAACTTGTAGAAGGAAGTCCAGCAAAACAGCCAAAGCTAAcaaacgaaaaaaaaaaacagagtcAGAGAGATTAAGGCCAAATAAGGAGTTGATAATTTAAAGTTACAAGATAATGAATGTAAGCACAAGTTATTAGACCTGCAAACAGGGAAAAGACACGGCATGCTGGCATAGGAGTGAAACCTCCAACTGCAAATGCAAGAATCTCAGACAAACTAGCTAGGGTTATGGATGGACCGACTTCAACCAGGGCATTACTGATTCGTTCCTCTAAAGGTAACTCCAATGGTTGGCGTTTTACAGCATGAACCAGTATACACATGTTATCCACTCCAACCTAATTAAAATAAACAGAATGAGAAgtgaaaaagaaatatatcaaAGAATTTATAAACTAAAAGCACAAAATAATCACTGCCAaaccctaaaaataaaaaatcatatagAATGTCTAACAGGATGTATAAGTTCACATTTAAAGAAAGTGGGCAGCATATTAGAgaccaaaatataaaaactagGGACAGATATCTATGACAAAGTGTATTTATAGTCTGTTTTCTATGGTGCATTAGAATGGACACATGTCTGCCCCCTCAATTACGACCACAAATTGAGAATAAAGCCATCATAAGAATACAAGTTTCGGTTTCAGAATAAATAAACAGTGAAGTATTGACTGATGGAATAAACTGTTCGATGTATGCATATGAATGGAAACCTTTGCTTTAAATTAGTAAAACCCAAATGTAAAAAACTCAGCAGGTGTAAAGTCTAAAAGACTTGTTGACAGGGAGAAGGAGAATAGGGATCAACTCAGGACTACTTGTTATTATAATCTAGGATGCAAATTATCTCATAGAAATAACTAAAACAAGAATGCCATTTAAAACAATCTGATTGAAAACTTACAGCCAAAACCAAAAAAGGTATCACTTCCATTATGATCAATGTTGACTTGACCCCGAAAGCACTGAAAAACCCAACAGATCCAAGAACAGAGAGCATGACAAGAACAACTCCTGAAAGACCAAGCAAGACCTGCAAAACGGTAAATGAATGGTAAGCTACAGAAACTTATTATTGCACCAAGGACaagaaaatttattcaatttcaacagAAAATAGCTTATGACAAGAATCTATGTCACATGGACATAATATACACAAGAAATATACAAAGGCATGCATGAGGAAATTTCTGTCTCTATTGATGAATGTACCCATGATGAGTAAAAGAACCCAGGAATACCACAACATTAGGCACTAGGTGATCAAAGAGACATATAGTAGACATGGAAAGTGCTAACAAACCAAACAGTTTTTAGTGTGCATCAAATTAAATATGAAGAAATAgttaaaaacttagaaaaataccTTGGATGAGATATAGAAAGTAGATAGACGAGATGCATCTCCCAATGTGATAGATATGTAAGCAAACATCACAAGATAGCTTAcctgaaatgaaattaaattaggaGGAAAGGGAATACGAAACAAACAAATATTTGACAAGTAAAAAAACAGATACAGAAATAACTAGAATCATTTCGGAAAAGTTGACTGCTGAGAAAAGAACAAGTTCCAGTAACTTACCGCAATTGTTATAATATCAGCGGTGCTCTCCCTTTTCAGTTCTTCCTCAATTGAGCTTTCAGATGAAAATGAAAGAGAAAGATTTCTAGACTGAACTAAAGGTAGCAGCTCCTCCTGTCATGTCCATACAACCATCCAAGAGTAAGTAAGACATTTTCCCTCTGACTGCACAATTATAGCAGCTCCTCTTGATAATCCATACACTAGAATATCCACATCCAAGAGAATGTAAGAAACAAATGAACAGTTGTACCTTTGCTAACTTAATAAAAGCTTTTTCCCAAGCCACTGCCTTCCCATTCCCATTGCCTGCTTCATCAATTGCATTATTAACTGGGTAGGTCACAACAAATGCAGAAGcctgaatttgaaatgaaagagTATTAAAGAATAAGCATGCACTCAGAAAGGCAAGAAAGGATAAAAAGCAATTACCTCGGAATAATTGATCCCAGAAAATCCCCCTAATGCAGTGCTAGGATCAAGTGGAGCCTCAAATGCACTCAAACAAGTGTCTGAAGAAGTGTAATGCTGAAAGAGGGGAACAAAGGAGACAAAATCAAAGACATCATAAACATCCTAGTGAGAATCATCATAAATATAATGCTAACAGTAACAAGCATAGGTGTTCCTAACTTCGAAGAAAAGTAACTATGTTAAATGACATACAACAGATATTTCATAGGTGTGGCTGGTTATGGTGGGCCTCAAATGTTCAtctatgatcaaaatgaaaagCCTTCATAATCATGACATGAGCTTTGTCGTTTTAAACTGAGCAATCAATCCCAATTCCTGCCTCAACCTTAAGGCAAAAGCCTCAAACCAATTGACATCATAAAACAGAAGTAACATCGGAGTAAACTTAAATCTGACAGGAAAAGAAAGGAGGATGGATTCAATAGAATTGCATGCCAACAGGGAAACATCTGATTTCTTCCATGATTATCCAGAGACAACAAATACAAGTACAAATGCACATGCCCACCTACACATACAAATACATAGAGATAAAAAATAATTACCTGAAAACAGTACTCAGCATGTAAAACTCCTCCATAGTTATCAAAGTTTTCCCGATCCATCTTGAAATACTAGTGGAAAGAGGTCAAGTAACAAAAACAAAGATGATTATGCTTTAGTAAAGCTAAGAGGTAACTCGAATTCCTTTTACTTAATTTCAAAAGGCACTATAGATATCTTGAACCCTGAGACTCGCAAATACAAATGCAAGAAAACCTGTAGAACACTCTGAGTAGCACAATCTTGGCCAAGAGGCTTCAAGCAAATATCGGTCAGAGACACTTTCGAACCAGAATATGTTGCACGAATTCCATCAACCTGTCAATTTTCAGCAAGAACAGACAAATAAGATGATGCAAACAGAAAACAAAACATGTGATGTCTCACTTATATCAGTGACTCAGAAAAGTAGCAATAAGTGCATTGTACCTTCTCTTGAATTTCAAAAAGCAATTGGATGTTATCATCTGAAATAATACTCGGTGGCTTCCCATGTGTTTTATCAGGCAAAGTGGCTAATATAAGCtggataaaaaaaatttaagtttcaGAAAAATGTCATTGCTTTAATATAAATTTAGATGGTGTCTCAATTCCATTAAACTGAGATATAAACAAACAGATAAACAGTGAGACAAAGATACAGAAATAGAGAATTAGTGTCAGTTaacaagaatatatatatatttattctcCCACTCAATGTTCAACTTTTGGCATAGAGAATCCGATCAAGTCAAAAAGTGGAGAAAATTTTTAAGTATAGTTAGATCAACTTAAACATTAAAGtcttgagatatgaaattaaacttGAATGCTCATGCCTAACCCTTTCGGTAATGATGTTCAATCAGCAAGTAACTAAAGTGATAGCATCTACCTCACAGCTTATATAATTGTCAGATGaaaaaaatccctaaaatatGCATTACAATTTTATGTGTGTGGCTTTCTAGGTTCCTCCACTCAGATGTCCGttttcaatttgacatttagtcAGGCATATTAAGGCACCTTGTAACCAAACAGACTAAGATGACGTTTAAGCTTAACTATATAACTTTTGTCACCTATAATTTCCAATTCGAACTTTCTAAAAGAATCTTAAGATAAAGTCTACTAAGGAACAGAGCTCAAGGAAGGCAAGAAATAGTTTCtctcctcttttatacaggatataAAGGCAAATTAATTGTTGAAAGCATTTATTCCTTCCATTATTTCAGGAAGGAAGGGGGTAGATGGATGGGGATTGAATATGGAAAAACAAATCATATCATAAATGAAGAAAAACAAATGAAAAGAACCTGTTCAATTCTGTAGAAGGGCGCAAGGTGACTGTCAAAAAACTGTTTCTCTTCTGCTGCCTTACTTCCATGGCCTACCCACAACTATATGATAACATCTGTCAAGGCTTGATAGTATGTAGAAGAGCAATGGTATAAAGCAAACAGAAAGTATGATCACACACAATACATGTCCTCACAGCTTATCCAAGGGGCAGTCAGGTACCAAAAAGATACTTTAAGTTCAAACAGCTTCTCATCCAAATATTTAGGAATGGAAAAAATATATGGAAAAACAATTTTCCTTTCCCCTGTTTTAGAATCGATACAAGAAATTGAGCAGACAAATGAAAAGGGTCTACAATGGGCTTAAAACAGGAGAATTACAAAAGCACAAGGAATCAAAAGAAGAAAGATCTAATTACAACAAAGAACTATTTCTAGTAAAATTGAAAAAGATCTGTTTCCTGACAAATGTTGTCACAACATTGTAACAGTCCCCACCCCCACCCACCCCAACTGATGGACTAGAATAGAGAAAGGCACAAGAATAAGATTAGAACTAAGGCATTGATGATAACTCACAATAGTTTCTAGGATAAAGATGAAATATCATACCTTCTCTGGCCTTGTCTCCACTTCGATACGTATGAGACCAAAACATAGCACAATAACAACTGCCAATGATAAACACAGTACAAGAGTAGGATTTCTAGCAACCCATTTTCCATAACTCCTGGACACAGCAAAACCAAACATTTAGCACATGCTATATATTTAATTATCTAGATATATGCATGTGCATGTGCATATTCTGCGTTCGCATGTGAGACAAAATCTAATTATGCACATGTTTACCTGTAAAAGCTTGACATATATCCTTGAATAAAGGAGAGTTGTGCCCCATTTTTCAATTGCTCAGTCACCCCACGTCCCTGATTTCAAGACAAAGAGGCACATATTACATCTAAACCTCAAAGTCTACCCAGTTCTTTTTAAGAGGACATATAACAAGCTGAATAATAAAacaggaaaaaagaaaaaccctaaaaatcattttgaataaaatgaaaagcaACATTATACTGCTAAACCAATATAATTGCATTAACAAAGCAAAGTTTCAGCAGCCTACTAGGACATCTTATGAAAAATCCAGTATTTCAATAATCATCATTATTCAACAATGGAGATCATTTCCTCAATGCATACCAAATGCTCAGTTGGAGTCTTGGACAATCAAATATTAACAGATCAGGGACAAAATCATGAGTAACTGAACAAAGTTATGAGTTTTATGCTAAAAAAATCTCAGAGTTTAACATGAGTACTGAACGTTGAAGAAACAGGAGAGTGACAACATATAATCCCAAAAGATACTAATAAAGTCTGCAAACAGACAATACACATCCCCAGcacttaataaaacaaaacatataatCCCAAGGATTTAGGCAACCAGACATAAGTTCTTAGGAACTGGTTCCTGGAAATAAGATAATTGTTAAGTACAAAATGAAGCCCTTGACTACTTTAACTGATGCCAAAATGCCAATAATATAGAATAGTAATATTAGACGGTAATGTTGGAATTCCTAAGATTAAGGACAGAAAACTTACCTTATTACTAGGAGTTCCCGTGTAAATAGAAACTAATCTCAGTCACTGATTCTTAGGAAGTTACTGTTTTTTAGGGATTGTTTTCCTTGTTTGTGTTAATTCCTCTCTTTATAGGTGTAAACTAATTAGCAGAATAATAACAATCTTTTTCTAAGTTTCTTCATGGTATCAAGAGCTTTAGGATTCATTCGATCCTGCTCATTCG contains the following coding sequences:
- the LOC108466918 gene encoding uncharacterized protein LOC108466918; the encoded protein is MKFPSFLAAFSLLQLILLMQGLCAEKTDSGGFSVSYLTSGERHSEEYCAMYDICGQRSDGKVLNCPYGSPSVKPDELFSAKIQSLCPSISGNVCCTEDQFNTLRAQVQQAIPFLVGCPACLRNFLNLFCELSCSPNQSLFINVTSVSEINGNLTVDGIDFFVSDAFGEGLYDSCKEVKFGTMNTRAIQFIGAGATNFKEWFDFIGQKAPPGFPGSPYAIDFKSTVPDLSGMELMNVSTYSCGDTSLGCSCGDCPSSPQCSNSEPPSPSKKDHCSITIGPIKVRCIDFALAIAYIILVLGLFGWALFHRQRERILASDREPLLKSADEDESNLSNMQYDLNLALEGRGVTEQLKNGAQLSFIQGYMSSFYRSYGKWVARNPTLVLCLSLAVVIVLCFGLIRIEVETRPEKLWVGHGSKAAEEKQFFDSHLAPFYRIEQLILATLPDKTHGKPPSIISDDNIQLLFEIQEKVDGIRATYSGSKVSLTDICLKPLGQDCATQSVLQYFKMDRENFDNYGGVLHAEYCFQHYTSSDTCLSAFEAPLDPSTALGGFSGINYSEASAFVVTYPVNNAIDEAGNGNGKAVAWEKAFIKLAKEELLPLVQSRNLSLSFSSESSIEEELKRESTADIITIAVSYLVMFAYISITLGDASRLSTFYISSKVLLGLSGVVLVMLSVLGSVGFFSAFGVKSTLIIMEVIPFLVLAVGVDNMCILVHAVKRQPLELPLEERISNALVEVGPSITLASLSEILAFAVGGFTPMPACRVFSLFAALAVLLDFLLQVTAFVSLIVFDCLRAEDNRIDCFPCIKIPSSAEESDEGMNSRGYGLLTKYMQEIHAPFLGLRGVKVVVVAVFVAFALASIALSTRIDSGLEQQIVLPRDSYLQGYFTNISEYLRIGPPLYFVVKDYNYSLESRDTNKLCSINRCDSNSLLNEISRASLVSESSYIAKPAASWLDDFLVWLSPEAFGCCRKFTNGSYCPPDDQPPCCSPDGGSCGLGGVCKDCTTCFRHSDLVNDRPSTEQFREKLPWFLNALPSADCAKGGHGAYTSSVDLNGYESGVIKASEFRTYHTPLNGQGDYVNALRAAREFSSRISDSLKMQIFPYSVFYIFFEQYLDIWTIALTNIAIALGAIFIVCLVFTSSLWISAIIVLVLVMIVVDLMGVMAILGIQLNAVSVVNLIMSIGIAVEFCVHIANAFLVSNGDRDQRMKKALCTIGASVFSGITLTKLVGVIVLFFSRSELFVVYYFQMYLALVLVGFLHGLVFLPVVLSLMGPPARNIA